In the Hordeum vulgare subsp. vulgare chromosome 7H, MorexV3_pseudomolecules_assembly, whole genome shotgun sequence genome, one interval contains:
- the LOC123413507 gene encoding probable gamma-aminobutyrate transaminase 3, mitochondrial: MTMIARGCLLRSKAESLVKYVASAGSWHGLHGFSEASARGFSSEPFLQADSTEEIGFKGHGMLAPFTAGWQSTDVHPLVIDRSEGAYVYDINGKKYIDALAGLWCTALGGNEPRLVKAATEQLNKLPFYHSFWNRTTKPSLDLANEILKMFTAREMGKVFFANSGSEANDSQVKLVWYYNNALGRPKKKKFIARSKSYHGSTLVSASLSGLPALHQKFDLPAPFVLHTDCPHYWRFHLPDETEEEFSTRLANNLENLILKEGPETIAAFIAEPVMGAGGVIIPPKTYFEKIQAVLKKYDILLIADEVITAFGRLGTMFGCDMYNIQPDLVSIAKALSSAYMPIAAILVSPEIGDVIHSQSSKLGSFAHGFTYSGHPVACAVAIEALKIYRERNITEHVNKIAPRFQEGIKAFSGSSIVGETRGLGLILGTEFVDNKSPNDPFPAEWGVGSIFGAECEKRGMLIRVAGDNIMLSPPLIMTPDEVEEIVSKYGGALKATEERIEELKSAKN, translated from the exons ATGACGATGATTGCCCGCGGCTGCCTCCTCAGATCCAAG GCTGAGAGCTTAGTGAAGTATGTAGCCAGTGCTGGAAGCTGGCATGGGCTGCATGGTTTCTCAGAGGCATCAGCCAGGGGTTTCAGCTCTGAGCCGTTTCTTCAGGCCGACTCGACAGAAGAAATCGG GTTCAAGGGGCATGGCATGCTGGCTCCATTCACAGCTGGATGGCAGAGCACCGATGTGCATCCCCTGGTCATCGATAGATCCGAG GGTGCATATGTCTATGATATCAATGGGAAAAAGTATATAGATGCTCTTGCAGGACTCTGGTGTACGGCTCTAG GTGGCAACGAGCCTCGACTAGTCAAAGCTGCAACAGAGCAATTAAACAAATTACCCTTCTATCATTCCTTCTGGAACCGTACTACCAAACCCTCATTG GATCTTGCAAATGAAATTCTCAAAATGTTTACTGCAAGGGAAATGGGAAAGGTATTCTTTGCGAATAGTGGTTCAGAAGCAAATGACTCCCAG GTGAAACTAGTGTGGTATTATAACAATGCACTGGGGagaccaaagaagaagaaatttatTGCACGCTCAAAATC ATATCATGGTTCAACATTAGTATCAGCTAGTTTATCCGG TCTTCCTGCTCTTCATCAAAAGTTTGATCTACCGGCACCTTTTGTTCTGCACACGGACTGCCCACACTACTGGCGCTTCCATCTTCCTG ATGAAACAGAAGAAGAGTTTTCTACTAGACTTGCAAACAACTTGGAGAATCTTATCCTAAAAGAAGGACCGGAAACA ATTGCTGCTTTCATTGCTGAACCTGTGATGGGTGCTGGTGGTGTCATCATTCCTCCAAAGACTTATTTTGAGAAG ATTCAAGCAGTCCTCAAGAAGTACGATATCTTATTAATAGCAGATGAG GTCATTACTGCATTTGGGAGATTGGGAACAATGTTTGGATGTGATATGTATAACATTCAACCAGATCTCGTCTCCATAGCAAAG GCTCTTTCTTCTGCCTACATGCCAATTGCAGCTATTCTTGTTAGCCCAGAAATAGGAGATGTAATTCATTCGCAGAGCAGTAAACTTG GCTCTTTTGCTCATGGCTTTACATACTCCGGGCATCCAGTTGCCTGTGCTGTTGCCATAGAAGCCCTGAAGATCTATAG GGAAAGGAATATTACCGAACATGTCAACAAAATTGCCCCAAGGTTCCAAGAAGGAATCAAGGCCTTCTCAGGCAGTTCGATCGTGGGAGAG ACACGTGGCCTGGGATTGATACTTGGAACTGAATTTGTCGACAACAAGTCGCCAAATGATCCATTCCCTGCAGAATGGG GGGTTGGTTCAATATTTGGTGCCGAGTGTGAGAAGCGCGGGATGCTTATCAGGGTCGCAGGGGATAACATCATGCTGTCACCTCCACTAATAATGACTCCTGATGAAGTTGAAGAA ATTGTGAGCAAATATGGTGGTGCCCTAAAGGCCACAGAGGAAAGAATTGAGGAGCTCAAATCAGCCAAGAACTGA
- the LOC123413508 gene encoding anthocyanidin 5,3-O-glucosyltransferase-like has translation MATARRVVLIPGQSISHLTPMMEFAAVCIRRGLAVTVAVPDPALTSPAFRSTIGRYAARLPSLSVHSLPPPPAHHHSLDAAHPFIRIQAGFRSQAAGLRDFLRSLPAVHALVADMFAAYLLDVAAEVGVLGHLFYCTGAANLTVFLELPSFCSASVADLKDLGDAPVSFPGVPTMPASHLVDGVLDSGTDLYAAVLDVFGRMAAARGILVNTFEALESSAVAAIRDGRCLRGRAAPRVYCVGPLIAEGGAEEEEERHPCLPWLDAQPEGSVVYICFGSRCTVSLEQIREMAKGLEMSGHRFLWVLRAPPAFAAAAGEPDATLSLLPEGFLARTADRGLVVTASWVPQMDVLRHASTGTFITHCGWNSTLEAAATGVPMVCWPLEAEQWMNKVYIVEEMKVGVAVRGYAKPGVLVTADNVDATVRQIMDMESEGRRAVVERAMAVKESAAAAWKESGSSCAAFAEFVKQME, from the coding sequence atggcgacggcgaggagggtgGTCCTCATCCCCGGCCAGAGCATAAGCCACCTCACGCCGATGATGGAGTTCGCCGCGGTCTGCATCCGTCGTGGCCTCGCCGTCACCGTCGCCGTCCCGGACCCAGCCCTTACCTCCCCGGCTTTCCGCTCCACCATCGGCCGGTACGCCGCCCGGCTCCCCTCCCTCTCCGTccactccctccctccccctcccgccCACCACCACTCCCTCGACGCCGCGCACCCGTTCATCCGCATACAGGCCGGCTTCCGCTCCCAGGCAGCCGGCCTGCGAGACTTCCTCCGCAGCCTCCCCGCAGTCCACGCGCTCGTGGCCGACATGTTCGCCGCTTACCTCCTCGACGTCGCCGCGGAGGTCGGCGTCCTGGGGCACCTCTTCTACTGCACAGGCGCCGCCAATCTTACCGTCTTCCTCGAACTGCCTTCATTTTGCTCCGCGAGCGTTGCAGACTTGAAAGATCTCGGCGACGCGCCCGTGTCGTTCCCCGGCGTGCCCACGATGCCGGCGTCTCACTTGGTCGACGGTGTGCTCGACAGCGGAACGGACCTGTACGCGGCTGTGCTGGACGTATTTGGTCGGATGGCGGCAGCGCGCGGCATTCTGGTGAACACCTTCGAGGCGCTGGAGAGCTCGGCGGTGGCGGCGATTAGAGACGGGCGCTGCCTCCGCGGCCGCGCCGCCCCGCGGGTCTACTGCGTAGGCCCGTTGATCGCGGAAGGcggcgcggaggaggaggaggagaggcacCCATGCCTCCCGTGGCTGGACGCGCAGCCCGAGGGCAGCGTCGTGTACATCTGCTTCGGCAGCCGGTGCACGGTCTCGCTGGAGCAGATCAGGGAGATGGCCAAGGGGCTCGAGATGTCCGGGCACAGGTTCTTGTGGGTGCTGCGCGCGCCTCCTGCCTTCGCCGCAGCAGCCGGCGAGCCGGACGCGACGCTGTCTCTCCTCCCCGAGGGGTTCTTGGCCCGGACGGCAGACAGGGGCCTCGTGGTGACCGCGTCCTGGGTGCCGCAGATGGACGTGCTGCGTCACGCGTCGACTGGCACCTTCATCACGCACTGTGGATGGAACTCGACgctggaggcggcggccaccggcGTGCCGATGGTGTGCTGGCCGCTGGAAGCCGAGCAGTGGATGAACAAGGTGTACATTGTCGAGGAGATGAAGGTTGGCGTGGCGGTGAGAGGGTATGCTAAACCCGGGGTGCTTGTCACGGCCGACAATGTGGATGCCACGGTTAGACAGATCATGGACATGGAGTCGGAAGGTCGGCGAGCTGTCGTCGAACGGGCCATGGCGGTAAAGGAGAGCGCCGCCGCGGCATGGAAGGAGAGCGGCTCCTCTTGTGCCGCGTTCGCCGAGTTTGTGAAGCAGATGGAGTAA